GATTTGTACTTTTCCTACTGATGTGCACACTGGAGGTCAATGGTAGTGGCTCAAGCAACTGCATTCCCGCCACGCATGTTTGAGGCCTAGTTTGAGATCCAGTTCTTGGCTTGGATGTGCTTTAGCCCAGCCATTtctggcatttgggagtgaatcagtaacaAGAGAAGCTCTCTCAGCCTTTTCCTtcctacattctcttttttccaagTTTATGTATTATGGAATGCAAAGCTGGACAGaaagagtttaaaaaaagaagaaagaggaggaagaggaggaggaagagacagaggaagaagatgaggaggaggacgaagaaggaggaggaggaagaagaggagaaggcaaatgaaggcaagggaaagaggaggaagaagatgtggaagaggaagaggaggaggaggaagaaaaagaagaagaagaaaagaatgggGAGGAAGTagatataaagaaaaaagattttcaaaaactcAAAAAAGTAAGATCACATTGATTAGAAACAATTACAAAATCTGggcattttttttcacaatgcacATGTTCTGTGAACTTTCTAAAGACCCTCCATACTTACTGACTCCTCCTTCTTAAGAGTGAGACCCAATGGATTTAACGTGATTGGCCAGTTCTGAAGTGCCCTGCAGTACATTCTGGAATGATGTCTTCTGAACACCTCTAATGGAGGTGGTTTTCCTCATTGAGAGCTTGTGTTCATGATCCCATAATGCTCAAATGCGATGACTTCTCATGTAGAGGGTGTTCATCAACAGAGGACATGAGGTAGCTCTCCACAAATTCTGAGGATGCCCTGTTCTTCACAAGGCTTAGTTGCTTCGGGGATTTATACTTCATCAGCTTCAGTGttgcatttctccttctctgtgcctttcttgGTGTGAACTGAGGAGATCTATGTAAAAATATATCTCATCCTTGTGTTTTCCAGCCTTGATTTTGGCCAAGATCCAACCACGTCATCAGCCAATTAGCCACTACACATTAGTTGGAACAAATACAAACCTTTACAAACTTGTTCTTGGTGTTGTCGctgtggcgtagtgggtaaagccgcAGCCCCttggttggcatcccacatgggtggcggttCAACCCCTGCATGTTCTCCTcacagtgcagctccctgctacagtACCTGGGAAAAgggtggaagatggtccaagtgctagtGTGTCTGCATCCACATGAGGAACCCAGACGattctccaggttcctggctttgaactggtccaTCCCTGGACTTGGTGACTGTTGTGGGAGTGATTCAGCGGAAGTAAGActttcctctccctgtctcttccatgctgtattttaaaaagttgtccaGCAGCTAAAAAGGAAGAAGACCGCAAGTCTATGGGAAACATAACAAGAACTAAAAAATGACAATCGTATTTgaaaatgtctatttcatttcTATACATTATTTAAATTCTGTATTACCTGTTACATGTCAGAGAACacatatgatgtttgtctttttgagactgccTGACTGCACTAACAATGCTGTGTTTGCCTATGAATTAATCTTGTAAATACAGAGTGAACAAAACCTCTGTCCTTATAAAAACGGATGAAAGGAAGCAAAGTGAGGGAGTTGGGAAATAGGGGAGGAGCTGGGAAGAGAGGAAAGTGTGGCTGCCCTGTTGGAATTGTGCTTATGGGACGAATACAATATATTTTTAGGTTAAATGTGTTGATACATACATAAGATGGTTCAAAGATGTTTTCAATTTCTTGACAGTGTTACATATAGTCTGGCCCATTGGACACGTTGGTCACTCCTCCATATGGAAATTGGATTATTTTAGTAAGGGTGATGGGCTGCGGCTGTCCAATTGTCTGGATCTCTTCTAACTTCTGCTCACTCCGTTGGTGAAAGAAACTGTAAAAGCCTTGTCTTGAGATTTCTTTCAATCCTTACTATGGAAGAGTCAGAGGCGTTTCTCAGAGGGTTTGTAAGTACATCTCAGTTGAAAGGCATTTGGCTCTTTCCTATCGCAGCATTGAAACGCTGGTAGAGTTAGGTTGTGCTCATTTGACTAAATTTCCCTTTACTGTAAATCAAAATTTAGAGGGGACTTTCTACACAATGAACAGGTGTCCTGTTTAATGCCTGGAAGAGACCTCCCTCATGATGAGGCACTTCAGACTGAATCTGGAAACTCCTCACAATCAGAAATGCCCACAAGCAGCATACAGGCCTTACTCTTGTTCCAGAAGTTTCCGTTTTTTGCTGAGCCAGTGCATTcacaaaagggagaaatggagagcaTTTGGGTGTGATGTAGGGGAAGGGAATGAGAGCACAACCAGAACAGTAGTACCTTTTCAGCAAACTGGAGCCCATGGGAATGGTTAGCTGAAGAACCACCCCTGTAAGTCGACCCTCTTGCCAAGAAGCTGAGCTCCAGGAGTCAGATGGCCTCTTGAGTGCGTGGCTGCTTGCTGGGGTAAGGGAGAGTTGAGCACTCTGGACTGGCACAGATATCCAGTGCTATTTAGTTTGTGCAGCTCAACCTAGATGTCATGGGTTGAAAATGGAATTGTCTGCCACAAAGGGACTTGTATGACTACAGGATCCCCCTGTGGGAGTGCCACCCCAGCCACTGACACTGGTAATAGACACAGATGTGGAAGATACAGCAACCTGCAAAGGAAAACCCAGCCAGTCATCAAAATCTAACCCCGataggatggagcacaggtcatgccgagataggctcttgcacctactggtctgtgtgagccagggacactaagccacagtgtctaaggcaggggtcgggatGGGTGAGGggctgccaagctgagtcagagcaatcactggcatgtcCATGATCTattgctgggaacaggcctggttggggagctaaggggacagcctaactaggttgaggttcccaccaaggggcgcgtgggctgggctggggactgcattctgatcaggaaacggttgtagtctcccttggcataagtgaGGACTGGGACcggatgcaccaagccgggccagactccaacaccctctggtgttctggaggaccttgatagatgtgggacggactaggctaggtctcaacccctactgagccatgcgtgagccgtatgtgggtatggacgagccatggctgggctgaaacatccaacagcaagaaccagattgggttgaaggccagtcaggaaaagccactgttcctgctaggacaggaggtgaactgagtagggctggctcatggaccccctggtatgtgtgaaatctggcattgggagaggttctgatggaggagcctgggcaactcctctggcaggacacagacccggcaggtaagcgcaagaagcatgataggaaacagcccagaacaggccatggaaagtttcccactggcatacacttggcatgggtcggggcagaccatgtcagttcacgtcatccactggcgaacccgagcaccggaacagagtgtgggtcgatcCAGTCTCGGTCGTGACAAAAAACAAgcgcacaatatggaatgccaaggtgaggttacctgtaccggatgtgaccgcagcacccaacagcacacatgagaaccaggaagggagaaggtGGAGCCGGGAGGGGGAATATGGAGGGGTTCCCttgttggacagctactcccactgatgagcgtgagctgggatggggcagaccagactaggcagggctacaacacctgtgcgcctcatgtggactagatcaggaaaaagccaagctgggctgattgttcctactggtgcaaactacaattagagtgggtgagggttgtttgggcttagccgcagcatcagctggcagaagctggcactggaggctaattctgtcaagtcaaaccacaaaactacctggagagtgcacaatccgggagtgggagaggcctgggagggaaatagtgggctcccccctcttgggttaccactcccgcgGGAgcgcatgaaaactaggacagggactggggggctagacagacacccaacagcatctgtgtgggctgcatagtagaactggttagagggaacaaagctttaacacccattgacatgtacgagaaccgaatgggggtgtgggacagactggactagtctgctacacatactggcaaaccagggtagggggcgggcctggtgggggtcattgtgggtcgctccaactaggctgcagctcccactggtttatgggaGGGCCGAGTATgcgctgggcagaagcaggctggactgcaacacccattggttccagtggaagtcggggctggaaacagaaccaacccagcgatcgcaaccaccagctgatcgtggtgatggactgttccgggccctgtgcttgctagtacatacaagaatctggtctgagagcacctcaaagtttctttggagatctccccaatcgaaatgctggactcagaaccctaaccatgaagaaaagacagaagacagaacgggtcaatcaacagtttcagctatatgttggcagcgaaatacggggcaaacagagactctatggtggactatgtcaaccagtggattcttcaaagacctcatcatgcttggagtggcaagaatggcagcgatacataactggtgaactatcaaaaacacttgagcaagtatctcagagcatgccctacatccaggacctggggagggtgggaaattgggtgggccttcttccTTAATGGcccccccctttaaacatgaaggaaacaatatggaaataatagtcttacccacttccctatagcccttgaaagttttcaccctaattaactatgtaaagattgtcaaaaatataataaaatatttaaaaaaaagaatcagatctgggatcacttcagatgaagtttctttgggaatcccctcaactgaaccgctggactcagaactccaaccatggaggaaattgcaggttccatggtctgactgtggaatgcatgtgtcagaactgagcctcctcagtgggttaagcagagcagtggacagcacagccaggtgcacatggaggatatggcagtgcattggaGCCTAGAGGACACCTGGCagcatagcagaggatggaggacagaacaaatcgatcaactaccccagccaagcgttggcagtgaatacctgggcagagattctaaggtggactatgtcagccagtgtagTCTGGAGGGATTTCTTCGTAATTAGAGTGCCAAGATTGGCAGCagtacagaactgttgaactatcaaaaccacttgagcagagccgtcggagaatgccccacatcgggggccCTGGGattgttgggaggctggatgtgtcTTCTTGCCTTATTTCACCCTTCcccccagaaacagaaaggagaaaagagaatgtgaaaacaatgatttcactcactttcctctagcccttggccCTTCCTATTCTAATCAAATGTGCAAAAAGTGTCAAAAATAAAAcgtatacaatttaaaaattttgtatcaaAACCCACTCGGCACGATAGAGGGCAGCAgttaaaggccttgccttgaacgtgcctggatcccatatgggtacgggtctaaccccggcagccccccttcccatccagctccctgcctgtggcctgggaaagcagtcgaggacggcccaaaaccttgggaccctacacctgagtgggagacctggaagcatctcctggcgcctggcttcggattggctcagctccagccgtcaaggctgcttggggagtgaatcattggacggaagatcttcctctctgtctctcctcctctctgtgtatctgcctttccaataaaaataaagaaatcttttttaaaaaaactcaattGTTCTCTATTTGCCAGCAGCAAATATAGAAAAAGACAATTTCAAATATAGCTTCTATAAAGTGTTAAGTACCTAGTATCAGAAAAGGATAGTATGGGAAAAACATAAGGTATTATTGGGGCACATTAAAGAAATCCTTACTTAAAAGaaagccaggccacaggcatgttCAATGTGGAAATGAACTCCAACCTAAAGCATCAGCACAATGCTCATTTGAACCCCAAATAAAGTTTTAATCAAATATTTCTTGATGAATTTCTTAGCTGAAAAGAATTGAAATGGGCCCCAAATTGCCAAGACATATTGAAAGCCCAAGGCAGAGCTGATTTGCCTTCCTCAAATACCAGGATTGACTCCAGTTCTGCAGTAGTGAAGACAGTGTGGTCCTTTGAGCAGACATGTGGGCCACAGCACTTAATAAAGAGCCTGGAAAGGAGCCCACAGCGCTGTAGCCCCTTCAATGCTGGCGCACAGGGCACTCTAAATCACCTGGCAAAGGGCAGACTCCACATTCTGTGGTTCACTGTGGACACTGGAGTCACACACACGGTCACAAATGCATTCCGAATCCACACTACACACAAACAAGTATCAACTACAAGTGTGTTAAGACACGCCTGTGAAAGCCAAGGCCATACGTATGTCAAAAGACAGTGTAgaggatattttttaaagatttctttattttgattgcaaagtcagatatatagagaggagagacaaagaggaagatcttccgtccaatgattcactccccaagtgaccacaacggctggagccgagcctatccaaagccagaagccaggagctcttccggatctcccacgtgggtgcagggtcccaaggctttgggccatcctgggctgctttcccaggccacaggcagggaggtggatgggaagcggggccgccgggattagaaccgtctgAGAGCcaggctcgttcaaggcgaggactttagctgctagcccaccACGCCAGCACCTAGAGGATATTTTTGTAGTCCATGgtacttaaaaacaaacagggaAAATACTTCTGAAAGCAGAAAAACGCCACTCTTAAGGCCAAGAATGCTACGTGTGGCCATAACCAAGGTCTTCGGTACAAAAATGAGGCACAAGGCAAGTAAAAAATGCAAACAGCAGAGCAAGGGAAAAGTtttggccacccatgtggagcgCTATTCAAAATGCACAACCAAGCCAGTAAGTCTATAAGCCACACAAGATGAAAAGTAGAatagaaaaaggaataaaaccaTGCAGTGAGCATGGCTCTCACAGCAGAGGACAACCAGAAAGGCCCATGAACATGAAATTGCAGCAAAGCTTAATAGTACCTTGGGTATTGCCCACCCACAGTGCACTGAAAATAATATCTTGGCAATACTTGTTGTAGGTGAATGTGTGGAAGAGATGAAAGTTCctgtgctgctggtggtgttgaAAATTGGCACAAGCACTACAGAACACAATTTGTCACCATCTATCACGGATGAAGGCGTGCATAGCATGTGGCCCAGTGATCCTATTCTTGGATCTGCACTCAAGGGAGACAAACAGAGACTTGTACACATGCGTTCCAAGACAAATGTGGCTAGGCAAACAGGAGAAATCACCCCCTGTGTCCACACAGCGTGGACCGGCCTGGTCATACCATGATCACCTTGCGGTAAGCATACACTGTGATGCTGCTACTCCACAATGGAGACAACAGATGTACCTGCGGCTGCCACAGAAAACATGGATGCATCTCTCAAGTATTTTATATCGTGAAAGAAGTCACTGCAAAAGGAACCATGTAGCGTGACTCCATTTATATAACTTTGCAAAAGCCGCATTGTTTAGGGACACATACCAAAGCTAGCAAACCATGCAGAAAGGCACCAAAATGATTATTGCAAAGTGCAGAAAATGACGCCAACTATGTGAGTTGGTGTGTTTTGTGACTGTATTCTGGAAGCCTGGCAATGATCTGTTTCTCAAGCCTGGGCCCTGGTTAGGTGGGTGCTTGCTTTTCTAAATCGTCTGAACTGTACAGACACGTTTTATGCATGCTTCAGCAAGTCAGAATTGGAAAACATGGGGCCGGCATCAtgatatagtaggctaagcctctccctgtggtgccagcatcccatctgggcactgttttgtgtcccgactgctgcacttctgatccagctcctttcctaaggcctggaaaagcagcgaagccaaggctcaagctcttgggcctctgtccacatgcgggagacctggaggaagctcctggactggcattggctcatctccagccactgtggccatttgggaagtgaactagcagatgaaggctctctctgtctgtctgtctgtctgtctccttttctctgagactgcgcctttcaaattaaaacaagcaaatctgtgtgtatgtgtgtgtgtctgtgtacataAAGCAAACGCTTTGTTCCCCCTCACCGCAACAATGTAGTAGCGAGAAAAGTACGTTAAGTAGAAACTTTGTCTCAATAGGGAAGCTCTGGCTTTCCAAGAGACGGACacattttcattatcatttttaaaagtgtggTGAGGAAAAGCATGGACTAGTTTAAGTGATACACGGTGTGCTAGAATCTAGTCATCACCCTGAATCTTTCTCTTACTAGACATTGCGACCTGCATGTGTGTCAACTCCCAATGTTACTGATGACAGACATATTGAGGACCGCCACCCTCATTAGAGGATCAGCAGGCAGCGCAGGTCCAAGTCATCACAGGAAGACTGGGCCTCAGCGCTTAAGGGCTGCAGGTACACATGGGCTCTGGAATAAGCTAGCCTCTGCCTTTGACTAGCAAGCATCCACCGTAGAGGCTTAGGGCTCAACCTTAACAGTGAACGGGAACTTCCTTCCAGAGACCTCCAAGATCATAAAGTGTTCCAAGATCGTGGAGTGAGCAGAAGATGCATATCCTCATCATTGCTGGTGCTGTAGGATCGCGATTGCACTTCACCCCGGCGTAACCAGCGCTGGAAAGGTAAAGAGTGGAGCACTGTGGTGGGAGCACCCAGGAACCTGCTGAGCTTTCCAGCTTTTCGCCTAAATGGGCTCACCCGCTAGGCTTTGCATTTCCAGGCTGAAGAGAGCCCGTCTCAGCTCTCACTGACTCTAATTGGCAACAGAAGGACAAGCACGTCGGTGCCCATTTCCTTCGGGACCTTGGTCCAGAAGTCTGTGAATGGGAGGTTGTCCGAAGTTGTCCCAGGTGGGGAGGACTCTGGCTGTGGGGGTGGAGCGTTTTCAAGGGTCTGGCAGTTGAACGTTGACACAGTGCATTCTCTCAGggattgtttttttcccctcagtcaTCAATCCGGACCgccagcctgccagccagccagccaggaaaCAATTTTTATCACGTGAAAAGCCACGGAGAGGCTGAAGTGTGTTCAGTTTGGTATATGCAGCGAGACGTGGATTTAAGGCACTTTTAGCGGAGAGCTACCTACGTTTTGAAGCACCATTAGCGAGTGAGCAGTCGTTTCCCCATTACCTCCCAAGACCTCCTTAATTGTTGCCCAAGTATTAACGGTGGACCTCATTTCTGTACGCCAGGCACTGCCCCTGGGCTTTCTGTCCTGCCCCAGAGAAGCAGCACCAACATATTTAAATCACCGTGGCGTTAAATACGTTTTAATATCTGATAGGGCCAGTTTCTGCgcattgcacatttttttttccctttcaggaACGTGTTCGGGCCCGCGGCAGGGGGCGTGGTCGCGCCTCCTCCGCAGCTCCGGTTCCAGCCCAGCCTCACGGACTCCGAGATGGAAATCCCGAGGCCGCTCCCAGCTCACGGGACGCCAcagggcggcggcggctgcggcgctAGCTCCGCGGGCGGCGTCCGGGTCCACCGAAGCCCCGACCTGTCGGCCGCCCAGACCCCGGCACGCCGCCTCCTGCTGCTCCGGGGCCCCCAAGATGGCGGGCCCGGGCGGCGGCGCGAAGAGGCCCGCACGGCCTCACGGGGCCTGGGCTCGAGCCTGTTGGCGCCGAGGCCCGATCAcgtcggcggcggcggcggcggcgaggacTTCTTCCTGGTTCTGCTCGACCCGGTGGGTGGCGACGTGGAGACCGCGGGCGCGGGTCAGGCCGCAGGGCCCGTGTGGAGGGAGGCGGCCGAGGTGGGCCCGGGGCCACAACGGGGCGAGAGCGGCGCGAGCCCTTCGGCCAGGCCCGTGCTGGGTGTCCGCTGCCTGTCGGCCACCCCCGCCCGGCCCCCGACCCCCGCCGCCGGCTCAGGCCCCGCGGCGGCCTTCGCGGGCACCATCACTATCCACAACCAGGACCTGCTGTTGCGCTTCGAGAACGGCGTCCTCACCCTGGCCACGCCCCCGCTGCCGGCTTGGGAGCCAGGGGTCGCGCCCGCCCCGCAGCCCGCAGAGCTGATGGCCCCGCAAGCCGGGCTCCCGCACTCCACGCACTCCACGCAGCCTGGCGACTGCCCCGAGCTGCCGCCAGACCTGCTGCTGGCCGAGCCGGCGGAGCCTGCGCCTGCCCCGGCGCCCGAGGAGGAGGCGGAGAGCCAGGCCGCTGCGCAGAGCCCCCGAGGGACGCTGGGCCCAAGCCCGGGCATGGTGCTGTACCTGTGCCCCGAGGCACAATGTGGACAGACTTTCGCCAAGAAGCACCAGCTGAAGGTGCACCTGCTGAcgcacagcagcagccagggccagaggcCCTTCAAGTGTCCCTTGGGTGGCTGCGGCTGGACCTTCACCACCTCCTACAAGCTCAAGAGGCACCTGCAGTCTCACGACAAACTGCGTCCCTTCGGCTGCCCAGCGGAGGGCTGTGGCAAGAGCTTCACCACCGTGTACAACCTCAAGGCGCACATGAAGGGCCATGAGCAGGAGAACTCTTTCAAATGCGAAGTGTGTGAGGAGAGCTTCCCCACCCAGGCCAAGCTCAGCGCCCATCAGCGCAGCCACTTCGAGCCAGAGAGGCCCTACCAGTGTGCCTTTTCCGGCTGCAAGAAGACCTTCATCACAGTGAGTGCCCTGTTCTCCCATAACCGCGCCCATTTCAGGGAGCAGGAACTCTTTTCCTGCTCTTTTCCTGGCTGCAGCAAACAGTACGACAAGGCCTGTAGGCTCAAGATTCACCTGCGCAGCCACACGGGTGAGAGGCCCTTCCTCTGCGACTTTGATGGCTGTGGCTGGAACTTCACCAGCATGTCCAAACTCTTAAGGCACAAAAGGAAGCACGATGATGACCGGAGGTTCACGTGCCCCGTGGAAGGCTGTGGGAAATCCTTCACCAGGGCCGAGCATCTGAAAGGCCACAGCATAACCCACCTGGGCACAAAACCTTTCGTGTGCCCTGTGGAAGGCTGCTGTGCCCGGTTCTCTGCCCGAAGCAGTCTCTACATTCACTCCAAGAAACACCTGCAGGATGTGGACACCTGGAAGAGCCGTTGTCCAGTGTCCACCTGCAATAAGCtcttcacctccaagcacagcatgAAGACACACATGGCCAAAAGGCATAACCTTGGCCAGGATCTCCTGGCTCAGCTGGAAGCCACAGATTCTCTTACGCCCAGCAGCGAGCTCACCAGCCAGGGACAGAATGATCTCAGTGATGCGGAGATAGTGTCTCTCTTCTCCGACGCGCCTGGCAACAGTTCTGCCACGGTGCTGGACACGGCCTTAGTGAATTCCGGAATCTTGACCATCGATGTGGCCTCTGTGAGCTCCTCTCTGGCGGGGAGTCTCCCTGCCAACACCACTAACTCCTTGGGGCAGGCTGTGGACCCTCGTGCTTTGATGGCCACCAGTGACCTTCCTCAAAGTCTGGATACCTCTCTCTTTTTTGGAACAACGGCAGCCAGCTTTCAGCAGAGCTCCTTGGATACCGATGATGTTGTCTCGAGTGCTGCTGCCGGGCCCTTGGGATCCCTGGGCTCGTTGGCTATGAAAACCTGCAGCCCGGAGCCCCAGGCCTTGACACCCAGCAGTAAGTTAACAGTGGACACAGAAGCTCTCACTCCTTCCAGCACCCTTTGTGAAAACAGTGTCTCGGAACTGCTGGCACCAACCAAAGCAGATTGGAATGTACATCCTGACTCTGACTTCTTTGGACAGGAGGGACAAGCCCAATTTGGATTCTCCAACCCAGCAGGAAGCCATGGTTCTCGAAAAGAAACAGATCTTGCCACGGTGACTGGAAGCTCATTTCTGGTATGAAACAAGTGTGGCTTGCATTTATTACACCCCGTTCTGAGGATGTCCTGGACTAATTGTTTAAATACTGTCCTTTTCTTTTGGATTTGCAGTTGAACACGGCCCTGGACTACTAGTTTGGGGATTTAAATGCCGACCGTGAGTCTGGAACCAACAAGTTGTGTGATCCTGAGCAAGCCACTTAACCTGTCTGATCCTTCAGTTACGTATTTAAATGTATTGTGGTTTGAATTGGCTGTATATTCCGTTCCTTTTTTTCATGAATCTGTTGTATTTCTGAaaaaacttgagcattttttttacaGTGATCATTTATTTTAAGTACTTCTATTGTGATGATAAATACGTCAACCCTTTGAGCATTAAATGGTGTTAGATCTAGAAACTGTTGTTTTATTAACTTGAAAATGTAATGGGATTAGTACACAGTGCCAAAATAATTAATCTTGTACTGGATATTAATAGAGAAATACTAAAGTATTTTtgattcctactttttttttcattttttcctactcTGGCATACTCataaatttatctgtttttatttgttttgttgttgttgttgtttttgaacaGCAGTTCTTGTGGAAAAACTTCATGTCTTTGATGTCATGCAGACCCAGACTGAAATAATGGCTTTGAATCATTGAATATGTGGCCTTATTAAGTTATTTAATCTTATTAAGTTTTGGTTTCATAGCTGTAAGAATTGTGGCAATGTGTACATATTGGTGCATCTTATACTCCTTTTTCAGCTCAATAGTTTGTGTGGAAGGAAAGATTTGTACTTTGGCATGATTTGGtgaatcttctttttttctcttctctgttttgCTCTTTAATGGGCAATAAATTATTATGATGTAGTACCACTTTTGTGCAGGCAACCAAGGTTTATGAGGATCAAGACACAGAGGTGGGGGATTTTCTTCCATGAATTGAGAATAATGTTTTTCTTCAAAGAATTTGTCAGACTAGTGTGCTAGTGCCTGTCTGTGTATTCAAAGTCAACCCATGGAATGGGCTCCTGTTCCAAGAAAATCTGGAATGGACTAAAAGGGTATTTTTTCCTTCAGTGTTTTGGAAATATCATTGCTGACTCATGTCTGCATTTTGTGTAGATGCCATCTATCATACATGAGTATGACATTTGGCAGTTATGTGTGActttcagaaatttttatttgatcTCCACAATTCTGTGGAGTACATTGATAAATTCTGAACTATAACTCGTATTATAATTTGTctaattggggctggcattgtctCATGGAGGGTAAAGCCTTctaggtgctggtttgagctccagctgctgcatttgTTATCTAGCTGACGTGTCATGTGCCCCGGAATGCAGGtgaggatggctcaattgctcaggcccctgcacccacaggggggaCTTGGAAGAAATACTGGACTCCTGGTTTAGGCTCAGTCCAGCCTCAATTATGGTGGatattggaggagtgaaccagctcaaatgtctgtccctttgtctctctaatgctacctttcaaataaataaataaaattttaagacagCTATGTACTTCCTAGTGAAATAGTAACTTTTGCATAGTaacttttcattctgtttatgtATGTCTCACAAGGAGGAAATATTGCCACATCTTCTACTCTTTTAATTTGCATGGTTATTTTGTTTAATACCTGTTCATCTGTCTTACTCTAATTGATATCTGTTACATCCTGCTTGATTTGTgccctctccatactgattccttGTGT
This genomic window from Ochotona princeps isolate mOchPri1 unplaced genomic scaffold, mOchPri1.hap1 HAP1_SCAFFOLD_5728, whole genome shotgun sequence contains:
- the LOC101532191 gene encoding zinc finger X-linked protein ZXDB isoform X1; this translates as MEIPRPLPAHGTPQGGGGCGASSAGGVRVHRSPDLSAAQTPARRLLLLRGPQDGGPGRRREEARTASRGLGSSLLAPRPDHVGGGGGGEDFFLVLLDPVGGDVETAGAGQAAGPVWREAAEVGPGPQRGESGASPSARPVLGVRCLSATPARPPTPAAGSGPAAAFAGTITIHNQDLLLRFENGVLTLATPPLPAWEPGVAPAPQPAELMAPQAGLPHSTHSTQPGDCPELPPDLLLAEPAEPAPAPAPEEEAESQAAAQSPRGTLGPSPGMVLYLCPEAQCGQTFAKKHQLKVHLLTHSSSQGQRPFKCPLGGCGWTFTTSYKLKRHLQSHDKLRPFGCPAEGCGKSFTTVYNLKAHMKGHEQENSFKCEVCEESFPTQAKLSAHQRSHFEPERPYQCAFSGCKKTFITVSALFSHNRAHFREQELFSCSFPGCSKQYDKACRLKIHLRSHTGERPFLCDFDGCGWNFTSMSKLLRHKRKHDDDRRFTCPVEGCGKSFTRAEHLKGHSITHLGTKPFVCPVEGCCARFSARSSLYIHSKKHLQDVDTWKSRCPVSTCNKLFTSKHSMKTHMAKRHNLGQDLLAQLEATDSLTPSSELTSQGQNDLSDAEIVSLFSDAPGNSSATVLDTALVNSGILTIDVASVSSSLAGSLPANTTNSLGQAVDPRALMATSDLPQSLDTSLFFGTTAASFQQSSLDTDDVVSSAAAGPLGSLGSLAMKTCSPEPQALTPSSKLTVDTEALTPSSTLCENSVSELLAPTKADWNVHPDSDFFGQEGQAQFGFSNPAGSHGSRKETDLATVTGSSFLLNTALDY
- the LOC101532191 gene encoding zinc finger X-linked protein ZXDB isoform X2, with the translated sequence MEIPRPLPAHGTPQGGGGCGASSAGGVRVHRSPDLSAAQTPARRLLLLRGPQDGGPGRRREEARTASRGLGSSLLAPRPDHVGGGGGGEDFFLVLLDPVGGDVETAGAGQAAGPVWREAAEVGPGPQRGESGASPSARPVLGVRCLSATPARPPTPAAGSGPAAAFAGTITIHNQDLLLRFENGVLTLATPPLPAWEPGVAPAPQPAELMAPQAGLPHSTHSTQPGDCPELPPDLLLAEPAEPAPAPAPEEEAESQAAAQSPRGTLGPSPGMVLYLCPEAQCGQTFAKKHQLKVHLLTHSSSQGQRPFKCPLGGCGWTFTTSYKLKRHLQSHDKLRPFGCPAEGCGKSFTTVYNLKAHMKGHEQENSFKCEVCEESFPTQAKLSAHQRSHFEPERPYQCAFSGCKKTFITVSALFSHNRAHFREQELFSCSFPGCSKQYDKACRLKIHLRSHTGERPFLCDFDGCGWNFTSMSKLLRHKRKHDDDRRFTCPVEGCGKSFTRAEHLKGHSITHLGTKPFVCPVEGCCARFSARSSLYIHSKKHLQDVDTWKSRCPVSTCNKLFTSKHSMKTHMAKRHNLGQDLLAQLEATDSLTPSSELTSQGQNDLSDAEIVSLFSDAPGNSSATVLDTALVNSGILTIDVASVSSSLAGSLPANTTNSLGQAVDPRALMATSDLPQSLDTSLFFGTTAASFQQSSLDTDDVVSSAAAGPLGSLGSLAMKTCSPEPQALTPSSKLTVDTEALTPSSTLCENSVSELLAPTKADWNVHPDSDFFGQEGQAQFGFSNPAGSHGSRKETDLATVTGSSFLV